Part of the Arthrobacter gengyunqii genome is shown below.
GGGGACGGCCTGGCTCATGATTTTCACCGCGGCTCTTGGCGGTGTGGCCTTCGGTATGCCGTTGATGGCCTACAGTGCGTCATTGGAGGAGGACAAGGGGCAGTTCGCCATGGTGCAGCGCTTCATCGTGATGCCGCTGTTCCTGTTTTCCGGCACGTTTTTTCCGCTGGAGTCCCTACCCGGAGCCATCCGCTGGATCGGTTGGATTTCCCCGCTGTGGCACTCCACAGAGCTCGGCCGGATCCTGAGCTACGGCTACGCCGAGGCTCCGGCACTCACAGTGGTCCATGTGGCGTATCTGCTGCTTCTCGGTTTTGTCGGCTGGGTCCTGGCACGCCGGAACTTCACCCGAAGGCTGGGAAAATGAGTATGGAACAGACGACGGCGCCGCGTCTGGCCCCCGCACAGCTGGACCCTAAGGGGCGTTTCCTGGGGTCCCTCTATGCACGGAACATCCGCGCAGTCTTCGCCCGCGGGCTGAAGGCCACGTGGGGCAGCAACTATGCCGTCATGATCAGCGGGTTCGTGGAACCGGTGCTGTACCTGGTGGCCATGGGCATTGGGCTGGGTTCCCTCATCGGCACCGTTGCCGGTCCGGGTGGCGAACAGATCGGCTACGCCAACTACATCGCCCCGGCACTGCTGGCCGTGTCCGCGATGAACGGTGCGGTCTATGACTCCACCATGAACGTGTTCTTCAAGTTGAATTACGCAAAGCTCTACGAAGGCATGCTCGCCACCTCGCTGGGCCCGCTCGACGTCGCCCTCGGCGAAATCCTGCTTGCCCTGCTGCGCGGTGCCATGTACGCCACCGGCTTCACGGCCGTCATGGCAGCCATGGGGCTGGTGACCTCTCCCTGGGCACTGCTGATGATTCCGGCCGCCGTGGTG
Proteins encoded:
- a CDS encoding ABC transporter permease, coding for MEQTTAPRLAPAQLDPKGRFLGSLYARNIRAVFARGLKATWGSNYAVMISGFVEPVLYLVAMGIGLGSLIGTVAGPGGEQIGYANYIAPALLAVSAMNGAVYDSTMNVFFKLNYAKLYEGMLATSLGPLDVALGEILLALLRGAMYATGFTAVMAAMGLVTSPWALLMIPAAVVVAFGFASFGMAITSYMKTFQQLEWVNFVMLPMFLFSATFYPLSVYPQGLQWVIQAMPLWHGVEMMRQLSVGMLTWATAGHLLYFVVMIGLGLVLTTGRLRSLFLK